CTTGCGCACAAATGCCTGGATCTCGTCCGCCAGCGCCGGCGACGCCGCCTGGCCGGTCTTGAGCACGATGAACGCTTTGACGATCTCGGCTCGGACCGGGTCAGGCTTGCCGATCACCGCAGCAAGCGCCACAGCCGGATGCTGGATCAGGCAGTCTTCGATCTCGCCCGGCCCGATGCGATATCCCGACGAGTTGATCACATCGTCATCGCGGCCGACAAAGGTGAAGTAGCCCTCCTCGTCGATCACGCCCTGGTCGCCGGTGGTCATCCAATCGCCGATGAATTTCTCCCGTGTGGCTTCCGGTTTGCCCCAATATTCCAGGAACATCACCGGGTCCGGCCGCTTCACCGCGATCTGGCCGAGTTCGCCAGGCTTCCGCACACGGCCCTCGCCGTCGATCACCGCGACGGTGTGGCCCGGGATCGCCTTGCCGATCGCACCCGGCCGCACCACGCCGATCGCGGCGCACGATCCGATCACGAGATTGCATTCGGTCTGGCCGTAGAACTCGTTGATCGTCATGCCGAGCGCGGACTTGCCCCACTCGAAGGTCTCGGCACCCAGCGCCTCGCCGCCAGAGCCGACCGAGCGCAACACGAAATTATAGCGGCCGCGCGGATTTGGCACCGCGCGCAGCATGCGCAGCGCGGTCGGCGGAATGAAGGCGTTGCGCACGCCATGCCGCGCCATCAGCGCGAAGGCTTCCTCGGGATCGAACTTGTCGAAGCGCCGCGCCACCACCGGCACGCCGCAATAGAGGCTCGGCAGCAAGCAATCGAGCAAGCCGCCGGCCCAGGCCCAGTCGGCCGGCGTCCAGAAGCGGTCGCCGGGCTGCGGGAAAAATTCATGGGGGAGTTCGATGCCAGGCATATGGCCGATCAAGACGCGATGGGCGTGCAGCGCGCCCTTCGGCTGGCCGGTGGTGCCGGACGTGTAGATCATCATCGCCGGATCGTCGGCCGTGGTCGGCACCGGCGTGAAATTCGATGAGGCGCGCGTGAGCGCGTCGTGGAAACTGAGTGCGCCGTCGTCGGCGCCGTCGACCGAAAGGACGAACCGCAACGCGGCCAGCGAGTCCGCCTGCGCGCGCTTGATCTCCGCGAGCTTGGCCACGCCCTGTGCGTTGGTGATCAACGCCTTGGCGCCGGCGTTCTGCAGACGATACGCAAGCGCATCGGTCCCGAACAACGCCGCAAGCGGCAGCGCGATGGCGCCGAGCTTGTAGATCGCAATGTGAATCGCCGCGACCTCCGGCGTCTGCGGCAAGAGGATCGCGACGCGATCGCCGCGCGCAACGCCCTGCGCCGCGAGGGCATTGGCAAGCCGGTTCGATGTCTCGCGCAACCAGCCGTAGCTCACGTCCTGCGCGCGGCCGTCGGCGCCGGCCGCGACGATCGCAAGCCGGCCCGGATCGCGCTCGGCCCAGCGGTCGCAGACCTCGACACCGATGTTGAATTGCACGGGCCTCGGCCAGCGGAACTCGCGGACCAGGTCGTCGTAGCTGCGGCTTTCCGGCAACATGCGGCGAAAAACTAACGACGAGCCATGTTCCGGTCCAGCCGGAACGCCAAAATAGTCCCCTTATGAGACAATGGAAACTCCTCACGAAATGGTGGCAGCGCGCGAAACCTCAGACGGCATCTGCGTTTGCGCGGATCGGGCCGCAGACTTTGCATGACGTTGCTGCATTTGCGCAATGCGTGCGCGCGATTCATCGCATGAATGCTGGGTTTCTCGCATCGTGCGGACTCGCGCAGCCGATCCGGCCGGCTGCATTGCCCGGTTAAGGGTAAGCCGCTAGCCTCGAACGTCGGCCCAGTCGGGCTGCTTGAGTTTCGTGTTCGCGTGTCCAAGTAGAGT
The Rhodoplanes sp. Z2-YC6860 genome window above contains:
- a CDS encoding acyl-CoA synthetase, giving the protein MLPESRSYDDLVREFRWPRPVQFNIGVEVCDRWAERDPGRLAIVAAGADGRAQDVSYGWLRETSNRLANALAAQGVARGDRVAILLPQTPEVAAIHIAIYKLGAIALPLAALFGTDALAYRLQNAGAKALITNAQGVAKLAEIKRAQADSLAALRFVLSVDGADDGALSFHDALTRASSNFTPVPTTADDPAMMIYTSGTTGQPKGALHAHRVLIGHMPGIELPHEFFPQPGDRFWTPADWAWAGGLLDCLLPSLYCGVPVVARRFDKFDPEEAFALMARHGVRNAFIPPTALRMLRAVPNPRGRYNFVLRSVGSGGEALGAETFEWGKSALGMTINEFYGQTECNLVIGSCAAIGVVRPGAIGKAIPGHTVAVIDGEGRVRKPGELGQIAVKRPDPVMFLEYWGKPEATREKFIGDWMTTGDQGVIDEEGYFTFVGRDDDVINSSGYRIGPGEIEDCLIQHPAVALAAVIGKPDPVRAEIVKAFIVLKTGQAASPALADEIQAFVRKRLSAHEYPREIAFIDEMPMTTTGKVIRRLLRSNA